A window of Mucilaginibacter paludis DSM 18603 contains these coding sequences:
- a CDS encoding IS110 family RNA-guided transposase, with protein sequence MERFELLNPHSAGIDIGSMLMVVSYTDREGMINLREFDSFTSSLYELAELLQKEGIEKVVMEATGPYWESLYNILEKHGMEMFLVNPSHYRNVSAQKTDINDAQWLHQLLAHGLIRNSHIAPELYRELRQYLHEREIYQNYKSDSLNRMQKTLTLMNIKFQHLISDVEGVAGMKLLRAISSGICDGQTLLARIDVTKLKASPEDLLSSLQGEYKQHYIHILSITLKSYDFFKEQMQVYESHIEHTLKELLACKGEAPTVIQQKTKKVRKNQYSFNLKDYLLGILGVDLTEVEGLDEIGLLTILAVTGTNMKKWPTAEHFVSWLNLSPRPKISGGKIIGYERRNNNNPATQAFRLAAHCLWQSKGPMGQQYRRLASTKGSKKAIKAIARKLAVIFYHMVLNKQAFDATRIQPDIEQQKARKIARLQKDAAKLGMIVQKAA encoded by the coding sequence ATGGAACGGTTTGAATTGTTAAATCCTCATTCAGCAGGCATAGATATCGGCAGCATGCTGATGGTAGTATCTTATACCGACCGTGAAGGGATGATCAATTTGCGTGAATTTGACAGCTTTACAAGCAGTTTGTATGAGTTAGCGGAATTGCTGCAAAAAGAAGGCATTGAAAAGGTAGTCATGGAGGCAACCGGTCCTTATTGGGAATCACTTTACAACATTTTGGAAAAGCATGGCATGGAGATGTTCCTTGTCAATCCAAGTCATTACCGGAATGTATCGGCTCAGAAAACGGATATCAACGATGCACAGTGGCTGCATCAGTTGCTGGCCCATGGCCTGATACGCAATTCTCACATAGCGCCTGAACTTTACCGGGAGTTAAGGCAATATCTTCATGAAAGAGAAATATACCAAAACTATAAGAGCGATAGCCTTAACCGAATGCAGAAAACACTGACGTTGATGAATATTAAGTTTCAGCATTTAATCAGCGATGTGGAGGGAGTAGCAGGTATGAAGCTTTTACGGGCGATCAGTTCAGGAATATGCGATGGGCAAACCTTGCTGGCTCGCATTGATGTAACAAAATTAAAGGCCAGCCCGGAGGATCTGCTTAGCTCGCTACAGGGAGAATATAAGCAACATTATATTCATATTCTATCCATCACGCTTAAAAGCTATGATTTTTTTAAGGAGCAAATGCAGGTTTATGAAAGTCATATTGAACATACCCTAAAGGAGCTTCTTGCTTGTAAGGGCGAAGCGCCAACAGTTATCCAACAGAAAACAAAAAAGGTAAGAAAGAACCAGTACAGCTTTAATCTGAAAGATTATTTATTGGGAATTTTGGGAGTAGACCTTACCGAGGTAGAGGGTCTGGATGAAATAGGGCTTTTAACTATTCTTGCAGTAACGGGAACGAATATGAAAAAATGGCCTACGGCAGAACATTTTGTGAGTTGGTTAAATCTATCACCGAGGCCCAAAATATCGGGAGGCAAAATAATAGGGTATGAAAGACGTAACAACAATAATCCTGCAACACAAGCATTCCGGTTGGCGGCGCATTGTTTATGGCAAAGCAAAGGTCCGATGGGGCAGCAGTACAGAAGATTAGCATCGACAAAAGGGAGCAAAAAAGCGATCAAAGCTATCGCCCGCAAGCTGGCAGTGATTTTTTATCACATGGTACTTAATAAACAAGCATTTGATGCCACCCGGATACAGCCAGACATAGAACAGCAAAAGGCAAGAAAAATAGCACGTCTGCAAAAAGATGCAGCTAAACTCGGTATGATCGTTCAAAAAGCAGCCTGA
- the rfbC gene encoding dTDP-4-dehydrorhamnose 3,5-epimerase, with protein sequence MKVTKTPIEGLLIIEPRVFPDDRGYFYESYNQQKYIEAGINVNFVQDNQSSSSKGTLRGLHAQAPPYGQDKLVRVIKGSVIDVAVDIRKGSPTYGQYLKIKLSAQNNLQLWIPQGFLHGFFALEDDSIFAYKITNFYDKASEIGVKITDPELGIDWGFPISDITLSPKDEALPDFKSFVSPF encoded by the coding sequence ATGAAAGTAACAAAAACCCCTATTGAGGGCTTGCTTATTATTGAACCGAGGGTATTTCCGGACGACCGCGGTTATTTTTATGAAAGCTATAACCAACAAAAATATATCGAAGCCGGTATAAACGTCAACTTTGTTCAGGACAATCAATCAAGCTCATCCAAAGGCACCTTACGGGGGTTGCATGCCCAGGCGCCACCTTACGGGCAGGATAAACTGGTGAGGGTAATTAAAGGCAGTGTAATTGATGTAGCTGTGGATATCCGTAAAGGCTCCCCTACTTACGGGCAATATTTAAAAATTAAACTGAGCGCCCAAAACAACCTGCAATTATGGATTCCGCAAGGATTTTTGCATGGTTTTTTCGCACTTGAAGATGACAGCATCTTTGCATACAAAATCACTAATTTTTATGATAAGGCATCTGAGATCGGTGTTAAAATTACCGACCCGGAACTGGGAATCGATTGGGGATTTCCGATAAGCGATATCACCCTATCGCCCAAAGACGAAGCGCTTCCTGATTTTAAATCATTTGTGAGCCCGTTTTAA
- a CDS encoding DUF4286 family protein — protein MIILNETIIIDQDVHADWLNWLKTVHIPAVMATGHFNGYRILNVLNSPNEGFTYCVQYDTDMEQYNVYQQAAANHFKNIHLKKFENKLVLFESIMQVVN, from the coding sequence ATGATCATTTTAAATGAAACGATAATTATTGACCAGGATGTACATGCCGATTGGCTAAACTGGTTAAAAACCGTGCATATACCTGCGGTAATGGCAACCGGCCACTTTAATGGATACCGTATTTTAAATGTTTTAAACTCGCCTAACGAGGGGTTTACCTATTGCGTACAATATGATACCGATATGGAGCAGTATAATGTGTATCAACAAGCTGCCGCCAACCATTTCAAGAATATCCACCTTAAAAAATTTGAAAACAAATTGGTGCTGTTTGAAAGCATTATGCAAGTTGTAAACTAA
- a CDS encoding tetratricopeptide repeat protein produces MNILCRTIGAATYQFLSGANKLLLSMVILLSSLTLCAQVEELQLARQFSQNGEPQKAADIYQKLYKQNNESFYSFYYQSLMSLKKFDEAESVTKKMMHKHPEDTQYAIALGSLYHEKGNQDKADAIYNDVIKNLPADQFAINNTAMQFYQAENIDYAIKAFLQGRKILHNDDLYSNEMVSLYRYKHDKVNMINEYLRLLLNHPDYITQAKNTMAMLFDGATDYDILKVALLKVIQQYPQETIFADLLTWQYLQQKQFAAALNQALGLNRRQNDGGASIFDLCQTLVSNMAYDEAIRGYEYVISKGSNQEYYIPAKIELLNTKNLKITEGKYTAADLTSLEKDYLGLLTEFGRNSNTAFAMQRLANLQAFKLHQLNDAQKLLEETVNIPNLRPNLLAACKLDLGDVYLLNNRPWDATLTYSQVEKGYPGTNIGQEAQYRNAKLAYYTGDFTWAKGQLDVLKAATSQLIANDALNLSLLISDHTAFDSTGNALKMYARADLLIYKQDPDKAVITLDSIDKVFPGNTLTDDILMAKARILIQKKDYQLALAPLQDIEKNHASGLWADDAVFMLGDIYENHLNDKAKAQICYQKIITDYPGSTWLNEARKRFRTLRGDLPAGS; encoded by the coding sequence ATGAATATTTTATGCCGTACTATAGGTGCAGCTACCTATCAATTTTTATCCGGGGCCAATAAATTACTGCTTAGCATGGTTATTTTATTGAGCAGTTTAACGCTTTGTGCACAGGTTGAAGAGCTGCAACTGGCCCGGCAGTTTAGCCAAAACGGAGAGCCTCAAAAAGCGGCAGACATTTATCAAAAGCTTTATAAACAAAATAACGAGAGCTTTTATTCCTTTTACTACCAGAGCTTAATGAGCCTAAAAAAGTTTGACGAAGCCGAAAGCGTCACCAAAAAGATGATGCATAAGCATCCTGAGGATACTCAATATGCTATAGCGCTTGGAAGCTTGTATCATGAAAAAGGGAATCAGGATAAAGCGGATGCTATTTATAATGATGTGATTAAAAATCTGCCGGCAGATCAGTTCGCAATTAATAATACCGCCATGCAGTTTTACCAGGCCGAAAACATTGACTATGCCATCAAGGCCTTTTTACAAGGGCGAAAGATTTTGCATAATGATGATTTGTACAGTAACGAAATGGTGAGCCTCTACCGTTACAAGCATGATAAAGTAAACATGATTAACGAGTATCTGCGGCTGTTACTGAATCATCCCGATTATATCACACAGGCAAAAAACACCATGGCGATGTTGTTTGACGGCGCTACCGATTATGATATACTTAAAGTTGCCCTGTTAAAAGTCATACAACAATATCCGCAAGAAACCATATTTGCCGACCTGCTCACCTGGCAATATTTGCAACAAAAACAATTTGCCGCTGCCCTTAACCAGGCTTTGGGACTCAACCGTCGCCAAAATGACGGAGGTGCCAGCATATTTGACCTCTGCCAAACGCTGGTATCAAACATGGCTTATGATGAAGCTATACGCGGATACGAATACGTAATCAGCAAAGGCAGTAATCAGGAGTATTATATACCCGCAAAAATTGAATTGCTTAATACCAAAAATTTAAAAATAACCGAAGGCAAGTATACCGCAGCCGACCTCACCTCGCTTGAAAAGGACTACCTGGGTTTACTTACCGAATTTGGGCGCAACAGCAATACTGCATTTGCCATGCAAAGGTTGGCCAATTTACAGGCCTTTAAACTGCATCAATTAAACGATGCTCAAAAACTATTGGAAGAGACTGTTAATATACCCAACTTAAGGCCTAACCTGCTCGCCGCTTGTAAATTGGATCTGGGTGATGTTTACCTGCTGAACAACAGGCCATGGGATGCTACGTTAACCTACAGCCAGGTAGAAAAAGGCTATCCCGGCACTAATATTGGCCAGGAAGCACAATACCGTAATGCTAAACTGGCTTATTATACCGGCGACTTTACCTGGGCCAAAGGGCAACTTGATGTACTTAAAGCAGCCACATCACAATTAATTGCTAATGATGCCCTCAACTTATCCTTGTTAATTAGCGACCATACCGCTTTTGACAGCACAGGCAATGCCTTAAAAATGTATGCCCGTGCAGATTTGTTAATTTACAAGCAAGACCCCGACAAAGCAGTAATAACTTTGGATAGCATTGATAAAGTTTTTCCGGGTAATACTTTAACCGATGATATATTAATGGCCAAGGCCCGGATATTGATCCAAAAAAAGGATTACCAACTGGCTTTGGCACCATTACAAGATATTGAGAAAAACCATGCTTCGGGTTTATGGGCAGATGATGCTGTATTTATGCTGGGCGATATTTATGAGAATCATCTAAACGATAAAGCAAAGGCCCAAATCTGTTATCAAAAGATCATTACCGATTACCCTGGCAGCACCTGGCTGAATGAGGCCCGCAAACGCTTCAGAACATTACGTGGCGATTTGCCCGCAGGCTCTTAA
- a CDS encoding S9 family peptidase, whose product MLNHFKKLFCVAVIIAVCSCNNKKVPPIPIGDFFNPPDKSVFHISPDGKYISYLKRFKGKQNIYIKTLADGTERMATSFLDYSVRDYFWTYNNQIILIKNIFELNQFQMFAINAATLQKSTLLTTGKVNFRLLNRNPNNPDVITISMNKRDSSAIDVYRMNTKTGELKMYIKNPGNITEWFPDADGKIRLAKASDGVNETILFRENDDSKFRSIIVNNFKNMVEPVAFTGAKNYFYALSNVNRDKTALVEINAENGKEEKVIYENANADIEDVSYSKRKHRLEMVSWAEAKPQKHFLNDGVKAIYDDVSQQLPDNEIRIIDRDSSESHFLISTYNDRNAGLFYLYSVADKKLVKLNDRDPRINPADLCEMKPISFKASDGTLINGYLTLPAGRRAENLPIVVIPHADPWRRNTWGYSAEVQFLANRGYGVFQVNYRGSTGYGKKFYSAGFKQVGGKMQQDITDGVKWLIAKKIANPKQIGIFGTAFGGFSALYGVSFNPGLYSCAAVQYGLINFFTFVKDVPPYLKPYLSMIYEKVGNPETDADMFRAISPVFNTDKIKVPLLIYQSARDPHANMSELNQFVRELKKRKVSVNYILVNNTRNGDHSQRERNRLQMYTELEKFLEINLLGKK is encoded by the coding sequence ATGTTAAACCATTTTAAAAAGCTTTTTTGTGTTGCGGTTATTATTGCTGTTTGCTCATGCAATAATAAGAAGGTGCCGCCAATACCGATAGGCGATTTTTTTAATCCGCCGGATAAAAGTGTGTTCCATATTTCGCCGGATGGTAAATACATTTCGTACCTAAAACGTTTTAAGGGTAAGCAAAACATTTATATCAAAACCCTGGCCGACGGGACAGAACGTATGGCTACATCGTTTTTGGATTACTCCGTTCGCGATTATTTCTGGACATACAATAACCAGATCATCCTCATCAAGAATATATTTGAGCTTAACCAGTTTCAAATGTTCGCCATTAATGCGGCAACCTTGCAAAAAAGCACGTTGCTCACTACCGGCAAAGTTAATTTCAGGCTGTTAAATCGAAATCCTAATAATCCGGATGTCATTACCATCAGCATGAACAAGAGGGATTCGTCGGCTATTGACGTTTACCGGATGAACACTAAAACCGGCGAGCTGAAAATGTACATCAAAAATCCTGGCAACATCACGGAGTGGTTTCCAGATGCAGATGGCAAGATCAGGCTGGCCAAAGCATCTGATGGTGTTAACGAAACCATACTTTTCAGAGAAAATGACGATTCGAAATTCAGGTCGATCATTGTAAATAATTTCAAAAATATGGTTGAACCTGTGGCTTTTACAGGGGCGAAAAACTACTTCTATGCTTTATCCAATGTAAACAGGGATAAAACCGCTTTGGTAGAAATTAATGCCGAAAATGGTAAGGAGGAAAAGGTAATTTATGAAAATGCCAATGCGGATATTGAAGATGTATCTTACTCTAAAAGAAAACACAGACTTGAGATGGTATCCTGGGCGGAAGCCAAGCCCCAAAAGCACTTCTTAAACGATGGAGTTAAGGCGATATATGATGATGTTTCGCAGCAGTTGCCTGACAACGAAATCAGAATTATCGATCGTGATAGTTCGGAAAGCCATTTTTTAATCAGTACTTATAATGATCGCAATGCGGGCCTGTTTTATTTGTACTCGGTAGCGGATAAAAAACTGGTTAAATTGAACGACCGGGACCCGCGGATTAACCCGGCCGACCTTTGCGAGATGAAGCCGATATCGTTTAAGGCGAGTGACGGTACCTTAATTAATGGTTATTTAACACTTCCTGCCGGGCGCCGCGCCGAAAATTTGCCTATTGTAGTTATACCGCACGCCGACCCCTGGCGACGTAATACCTGGGGGTATAGCGCCGAGGTGCAGTTTTTAGCTAACCGCGGATACGGCGTTTTTCAGGTTAACTATCGTGGCTCAACCGGCTATGGAAAAAAATTTTACAGCGCAGGCTTTAAACAGGTTGGTGGCAAAATGCAGCAAGATATAACCGATGGTGTAAAATGGCTTATTGCTAAAAAAATAGCTAATCCTAAACAGATCGGCATATTCGGAACGGCTTTCGGCGGTTTTTCTGCCCTGTACGGTGTATCCTTTAATCCCGGGTTATACAGTTGCGCGGCTGTTCAATACGGTCTTATTAACTTTTTCACCTTTGTAAAGGATGTTCCGCCTTACCTGAAGCCATACCTGAGCATGATATACGAAAAAGTAGGTAACCCCGAAACTGATGCCGATATGTTTAGGGCCATATCGCCGGTTTTTAATACCGATAAAATAAAAGTTCCGCTGCTGATTTATCAAAGCGCCCGCGACCCTCATGCTAACATGAGCGAATTGAATCAGTTTGTAAGGGAACTTAAAAAGCGAAAAGTAAGCGTAAACTACATCTTGGTTAACAATACCAGGAACGGCGATCATAGCCAGCGGGAGCGTAACAGGTTGCAAATGTATACTGAACTGGAGAAGTTTTTGGAAATTAACCTGCTCGGAAAGAAATGA
- a CDS encoding sensor histidine kinase, translated as MTKKESIYRKSFSLIIAFIVLISAILIAALLIAYGLTRKYVENEFYSNKIEVLEKTILPYNDFFQNKIPEITAYQGFLNEASASKYADSVFSNYPFVKSIDFYHFDISNHKKQATVKSGNLSITVKGVFNFAPGLDHQLKGTRINTDKNIEDFKLMALKLSSFIKVADTSRVYSADELFKTFYDIKPNKISYINNPRREELKIYKDLLTSKAPSSIYQQDMMTFYLNPFSLQIKNTHPELYEHISIRQVVYDPLDNNDAEMFTEIALPGTFSDYKLYFQSDKNFITRETIRRFLPVTGLVLAVYLFIVVIGWLIYRNLNVNHKLFKLQYDFINNFTHEFKTPVSVIKIAGSNLRSDTQLTDRQRMHYGKILDEEADKLNELMNKLLSFTQLENKSIHLKKEAIEIEPFVQSYIDTFKIKYPAFNLTYEVKNVKSFESDPVLLGSIFQNMIENAYKYSPPQRKEQHIVVERVRKDIVFLFKDKGIGIPKNEIDNIFKKFYRIQSQYNQNGSVGLGLAFCKELVNFMNGEISVSSKVNEGSEFKIVLPY; from the coding sequence ATGACGAAAAAGGAAAGTATATACCGTAAAAGCTTTTCGCTGATTATAGCATTTATTGTGCTGATATCGGCTATTTTAATAGCAGCTTTGTTGATAGCCTATGGCCTTACCCGAAAATATGTTGAAAACGAATTTTATTCGAATAAAATTGAGGTACTGGAAAAAACCATATTGCCTTATAACGATTTTTTTCAAAACAAGATTCCCGAAATTACCGCTTATCAGGGTTTTTTGAACGAAGCCTCGGCATCCAAATACGCCGATTCTGTATTTAGTAATTATCCGTTTGTAAAAAGTATCGATTTTTATCATTTCGATATCAGCAATCATAAAAAGCAGGCTACCGTAAAAAGCGGTAATTTAAGTATCACTGTTAAGGGTGTTTTTAATTTTGCGCCTGGCCTTGATCATCAGTTAAAAGGTACCAGGATTAATACGGACAAAAATATTGAGGATTTTAAATTGATGGCTCTAAAGCTGAGCAGCTTTATTAAAGTGGCCGATACATCAAGAGTGTACAGCGCCGACGAACTTTTTAAAACCTTTTATGATATTAAGCCCAATAAGATAAGCTATATCAACAACCCGCGACGGGAAGAACTTAAAATTTATAAAGATTTATTGACCAGCAAGGCACCCTCATCCATTTACCAGCAGGATATGATGACCTTTTATCTCAATCCATTTAGTCTGCAGATTAAGAATACCCATCCTGAACTATATGAGCATATCAGCATCAGGCAGGTGGTTTATGATCCATTGGACAATAACGACGCTGAGATGTTTACCGAGATTGCATTGCCTGGCACCTTTTCCGACTATAAACTCTATTTCCAATCCGACAAAAATTTTATCACCAGAGAAACTATTCGTCGTTTTTTACCGGTAACAGGTTTGGTTTTGGCCGTATATTTGTTTATTGTGGTTATTGGCTGGCTTATTTACCGCAACCTGAACGTGAATCACAAACTATTTAAACTGCAGTACGATTTTATAAATAATTTTACACATGAGTTTAAAACGCCGGTTAGCGTAATAAAAATTGCCGGGTCAAACTTGCGTAGCGATACTCAGCTTACCGACAGGCAAAGAATGCATTACGGTAAAATTTTGGATGAGGAGGCCGATAAGCTGAACGAATTGATGAATAAGCTCCTCTCGTTTACGCAGCTTGAAAATAAATCGATACATTTAAAAAAGGAAGCTATCGAGATTGAACCTTTTGTTCAGAGTTATATTGATACCTTTAAAATAAAATATCCCGCTTTTAACCTGACTTACGAAGTTAAAAACGTAAAAAGTTTTGAATCGGACCCGGTATTGCTGGGGAGCATTTTTCAGAATATGATAGAGAACGCATATAAATATTCGCCTCCTCAGCGTAAGGAACAGCATATTGTGGTGGAACGCGTACGAAAAGATATCGTATTTTTATTTAAGGATAAAGGTATCGGTATTCCCAAAAACGAAATAGATAACATATTTAAAAAGTTTTACAGGATACAGAGCCAATATAACCAGAATGGAAGCGTGGGCTTAGGCTTGGCTTTCTGCAAGGAACTTGTTAATTTTATGAACGGGGAAATATCCGTAAGCAGTAAGGTTAACGAGGGTTCGGAGTTTAAAATCGTACTGCCATATTAA
- a CDS encoding response regulator transcription factor, producing MNKEIKIALVEDDENLRFLVAERLELEGYKVLEAEDGDKAEKMIMEEMPDIVLLDWMLPGKQGSEVCTSIRDKGFDKLVIMMTAKAQDVDKIEAYQFGVSDYITKPFNMDVLVAMIDNKIKFTLNNEKSESYKFANMEHHPNTHTLLRDGRKIELTILENRILLYFLKNKNKVINREELMMEVWGYNADVNTRTLDMHIVRLRKKIENNPDSPQYLQTVRGIGYKFVYE from the coding sequence ATGAACAAGGAAATAAAAATTGCTTTAGTAGAAGACGACGAAAATCTGAGATTTTTGGTTGCGGAACGGTTGGAATTAGAAGGCTATAAAGTTTTGGAGGCTGAAGATGGTGACAAGGCGGAAAAAATGATTATGGAAGAAATGCCCGACATTGTTTTGCTGGACTGGATGCTGCCCGGGAAGCAGGGATCCGAAGTATGTACCTCAATACGTGATAAGGGATTTGATAAATTGGTAATTATGATGACGGCGAAGGCGCAGGACGTGGATAAAATTGAAGCCTACCAGTTTGGTGTGTCCGATTATATCACCAAGCCCTTTAATATGGATGTTTTGGTGGCTATGATTGATAACAAGATCAAGTTTACCCTGAACAACGAAAAATCCGAATCGTACAAGTTTGCCAATATGGAGCATCATCCCAATACGCATACTTTGTTAAGGGATGGCCGTAAAATTGAGCTCACCATTTTAGAGAACCGTATTTTGCTCTATTTCCTGAAGAATAAAAACAAAGTAATTAACCGCGAAGAACTGATGATGGAAGTTTGGGGTTACAACGCCGATGTAAATACCCGTACCCTGGATATGCACATTGTAAGGCTCCGAAAAAAAATAGAGAACAATCCAGATTCGCCTCAATACCTGCAAACGGTTAGGGGTATTGGGTATAAGTTTGTTTATGAGTGA
- a CDS encoding tail fiber protein, producing MKKIILIAALIINANFASAQWTTASTTGDYWLPTGNAGIGISAPTTKLHVFVENNGLNIIAGLQNHTGNSSGGNAVGIGFLNEVAGSYWKAAIVHERTGGFGVGSLKFLVSSTVDASMVSLADTKMTILPSGNVGIGTTRPQRNLDLSTTGQLTFGDNPVTNSNSGMYWSSGDRYGIYRTAGEWQGSALQQLRIQFDSGIQLGAGTGNSTTEHDKSYVEVVNGKGLMVSSGGLGIGTTAPSTKLHVSVNNNGLNIVTGLQNQNITSNGGNAVGIGFINEGAGATYWKASIVHERTNAYGVGSLKFLVSSATDQSTVTLADTKMTILPSGNIGVGTTAPDQKLTVNGTIHSKEVKVDLSVPAPDYVFNTGYNLINLNELKNYVTKYHHLPEIPSAAQMTKDGIDLGDMNTKLLKKVEELTLYLIEKEQQVKEIKETQQIENQKLQEQLKIMQEQLRSIISKKS from the coding sequence ATGAAAAAAATAATACTAATAGCCGCATTAATTATTAACGCAAACTTTGCCAGCGCTCAATGGACTACAGCGAGCACAACCGGTGATTATTGGCTCCCCACTGGTAATGCGGGTATTGGCATCTCCGCACCAACAACTAAACTACATGTTTTTGTTGAGAATAATGGCTTAAATATTATCGCGGGCTTGCAAAACCATACTGGCAACTCATCTGGTGGAAACGCTGTGGGAATTGGCTTTTTAAATGAAGTAGCCGGAAGCTATTGGAAGGCGGCCATTGTGCACGAAAGAACCGGCGGCTTTGGCGTTGGTAGCCTTAAATTTTTAGTAAGTAGCACTGTCGATGCCAGTATGGTTAGTTTAGCCGATACCAAAATGACTATATTACCATCGGGCAATGTGGGTATCGGTACAACAAGACCCCAAAGAAACCTTGATCTTTCAACTACAGGGCAGCTTACCTTTGGTGATAACCCGGTCACTAATTCCAACAGCGGTATGTATTGGAGTAGTGGCGATCGGTACGGCATATACCGCACAGCTGGCGAATGGCAAGGAAGCGCATTGCAGCAATTGCGCATTCAGTTTGACTCCGGTATTCAACTTGGTGCCGGAACTGGCAATAGCACCACCGAACACGACAAAAGTTATGTGGAAGTTGTAAATGGTAAAGGCCTTATGGTTTCTTCGGGCGGCCTTGGCATCGGCACCACTGCACCGTCAACCAAATTACATGTCTCAGTTAATAATAATGGCTTAAACATCGTCACAGGCTTGCAAAACCAAAACATCACCTCAAACGGTGGAAACGCCGTAGGAATCGGCTTTATAAATGAAGGCGCCGGCGCAACTTATTGGAAAGCGTCCATTGTGCATGAAAGAACCAATGCATACGGAGTTGGCAGCCTTAAATTTTTAGTAAGCAGCGCAACCGATCAAAGTACGGTTACTTTAGCCGATACAAAAATGACCATATTACCATCGGGCAATATTGGGGTTGGCACAACCGCCCCCGACCAAAAATTAACAGTAAACGGAACTATCCACTCCAAAGAAGTAAAGGTTGACCTGAGCGTGCCTGCTCCTGATTATGTATTTAATACCGGCTACAACCTGATAAACCTTAATGAATTAAAAAACTATGTAACCAAGTATCATCACTTACCTGAGATACCTTCGGCTGCGCAAATGACCAAAGATGGTATAGACCTTGGCGATATGAATACCAAGCTGTTAAAAAAGGTAGAAGAACTAACCTTATACCTGATTGAGAAAGAACAACAGGTTAAGGAGATTAAAGAAACGCAACAAATAGAGAATCAAAAACTACAGGAGCAGCTCAAAATAATGCAGGAGCAGCTTCGTAGTATCATTAGCAAAAAAAGCTAA
- a CDS encoding RNA polymerase sigma factor, with amino-acid sequence MSRDYLDNADEAELLLQLSRGNKLAFDILYGKYWKQVYNAAYKRLNNAGQAQDIAQDIFVQLWIRGTASLIENLPAYLFVAARNGVFKYMEKEGKYAALPDAVNNLESPAGGPDAKMLHAEFLKAFDALVAALPAQQAIIFKLRFNEGLSSQEIADRLQISPKTVRNQIGKALATLKDSLILLHLLFLLHQK; translated from the coding sequence ATGAGCCGGGATTATTTGGATAACGCGGATGAGGCTGAACTTTTGCTGCAATTAAGTAGGGGCAATAAGCTGGCTTTTGATATTTTGTATGGCAAATATTGGAAACAGGTTTATAATGCCGCCTATAAGCGGCTTAACAATGCCGGGCAGGCGCAGGATATAGCGCAGGATATTTTTGTTCAGCTCTGGATCAGGGGTACTGCATCGTTGATAGAAAACCTTCCGGCCTATTTGTTTGTGGCGGCCCGTAACGGGGTTTTTAAGTACATGGAGAAAGAGGGCAAATATGCCGCCCTGCCCGATGCGGTTAACAACCTGGAAAGCCCTGCCGGTGGGCCGGATGCCAAAATGTTGCACGCGGAATTTTTAAAAGCTTTTGATGCGTTGGTAGCAGCTTTGCCCGCGCAGCAAGCTATTATATTTAAATTGCGGTTTAATGAAGGTCTTTCGAGCCAGGAAATTGCCGATAGGTTGCAAATTTCCCCGAAAACGGTTCGGAATCAAATTGGTAAGGCGCTCGCCACCTTAAAAGACTCGCTTATTTTGTTGCATCTGCTGTTTTTGTTGCATCAAAAATAA